One part of the Amblyraja radiata isolate CabotCenter1 chromosome 43, sAmbRad1.1.pri, whole genome shotgun sequence genome encodes these proteins:
- the LOC116967986 gene encoding phospholipase D1-like, which translates to MLGKRDSELAVLVEDSEMQTSTMDGQDYQAGSFALALRLHCFRVHLGLSDDEMAGVQDPVSDQCFQEIWNARATTNANIYDQVFKCVPTNSSPSLSHLREIASGPDLASENPGEAREKLARVRGFLVQYPLHFLNEENLLPPLNCKEGMVPMEVWT; encoded by the exons ATGCTGGGTAAGAGGGACAGTGAGCTGGCGGTGTTGGTGGAAGACAGCGAGATGCAGACATCCACCATGGACGGCCAAGACTACCAGGCCGGGAGCTTTGCCCTCGCGCTCCGTCTACACTGCTTCAG GGTACACCTCGGGCTCTCCGATGACGAGATGGCTGGAGTCCAGGACCCGGTGAGTGACCAGTGCTTCCAGGAGATCTGGAACGCCAGGGCCACCACCAACGCCAACATCTACGACCAG gTTTTCAAGTGCGTCCCCACCAACTCATCCCCCAGCCTGTCCCACCTGCGGGAGATCGCCTCTGGCCCAGACCTGGCCTCGGAGAATCCCGGGGAAGCCCGGGAGAAGCTGGCGCGAGTCCGTGGCTTCCTGGTCCAGTACCCGCTCCACTTCCTGAACGAGGAAAACCTCCTGCCTCCCCTGAATTGCAAAGAGGGGATGGTCCCCATGGAAGTCTGGACCTAA